CCTTAGTCGGCTATGGCGGTCATGGGCGCTGGGATCAGCTCGCCATCGGTAGCTGGGGGGAAACGTTCTGTTTTGATATGGATATGAGTCTGGTGGACGTGGCGATCACGGATGTGCGCATGTTAATGGCACGCAAGGGCAAGGATGGTAAGAAATGGGGCTGGACCGACGCGGGCTGGGGCGGCGATTGGCTCTCTGTGAACGATGATGCGGGCAAAAAATTATATTTCAGCGAGATGAAGACGGCGTATTTGGCGCATGGCCCCTGCCTGAGCGAGGTGCGCTATGATGGCAACTATGGGAGCGCTCGCGAGGTCGGGCTCGAAGCAAAGGTGCAAACTTTGCGCACGGATGACTTTGCCCGCACCTTTCAGACTTTACGCTATACCTTCGACCAAAAACTCTCGGCCGAGGATGGCTGGCTCTTTAAAATGGGGCGCTCCGGGAAGTCTGTGTCGCCTCAGATCGCCTATGGTAATGCCGGGGGCTTAGTGCGTGAAGAAGCCGTTCCGGATCACTTGCGTAAGGGCGAGCTCTATCTGGACCGCGTCGCGCTGGAAGGTGCAGCCCCTTGGTGGGTGGGATTTCCCGGTGGCTATTTAAGCGAAGACCGGGATTGGGGCACGGGGAGTCGCGCGTGGATTATTCGCTCCTATCGTGCCAGTTTGGGCGGGAAGGTTTATACGCAGCCCACGATTTCTATGCCGGTGTATCAAGTGGATCGAGCCGGGCGGGTAAATCTCGATTTGCTACTGACGCCCCCTGCCGGGGTGACGGAGTTTCTGCCCGGTGATACGATTGAAATGGAGATCGAATGGATGACATTTCACCGTGAAGCCGATGATTACTATGGTCTGAATGAAGCCTATCGCCAACATTTGGTGGAAAACCCACGCTCTTGGAAAACGATCTATCGCGAAGCCAAGGGGAATGATTTAAAGGTTCAAGTGCAAGGGGGCACACTGCTGCACAGCTATCCCATCATTGTCCAAGCGGATGCCGATGCGGTGCGCGTTAAGATCGAAGGAGGGATCGGCTATGTGCCGATTCGTTTCGAAGGTTTGGAATCGGCGACCGGCTATACCCTGTATCAAATCGTCGATGGTCGGAAGATTGCCTTGGATCAGTCTATGCATGGGAACGATTTCTGGCAGACCGATTATGACGTGGCCTCGAATACGTATAAGATCACCTATAATCTACCACTTGATTTGAAGAAGACCTCCGATTGGCTCCTGCAGCGGGATGACTGAGTGGATTCAGTCTCCGCTTTGCTATAAAAGGACTCGCATCTGCCCCATCTATTAAGAAAGACTGGTGAACCACTAGCTGCAAACGATGAGGTGCCCAGGTAGTTTGTAGATAGTCAGCTAGAACTTTGGTTGTGGCTCCTTCACTTCATCAGTTTAGTATGGATACGCCTTGACGGCCATTTCACAATTTCTGAACTCCGTCTGCCTGATTACACGAGATCTAGGTCTTTCTAGTGCGTTTAACAAGGTGGATCCGTCTTCGCTGAAGATCGGCCGAGATTGAAAATGAACTTTAGGATGAAACTTTCGCTTATGTATTTTTCTTTTGTGAAGAGGCGGAGGTTTATGACTTGTCATAAACTTTCAAAATTTACAGTAGTTCTCGATGTCATTACCTTGCCACAACGGAGACAATAAAGTCACTGCCCGCTCTAAGTTCTTTGCATCATTGCAACCGGGGCAGTTGCTGGAATCTCTTTTTGATGCCATTCCAGGCGTTTCTTATTTTGTTAAAGATAGGGAATGTCGCTTCATGGGCGGGAGTTTGAGTTTTGCCAAGGCAATGGGGGAGTCAACCGTTGAGGCATTAATTGGAAACACTGACTATAATTATAGTCCGGACTTTCTAGCGGATGCCTTCTACGCTGATGACCAATTGGTGATGAGCGAGGGAAAGGCTATCTTTGGAAAGGTTGAGCTGGTGCCGTCCGCCGATGGTTCTTTAGATTGGCTCTGCACCACAAAAATCCCTTTATTTGATATCGAGGGAGCCGTGGTTGGACTCGCTGGAGTTTCGCACATTATCCGTGACTCTGATACAGTATATTCGGACCATCCGGAGATTCGCCGCATCGTTGACTTTGTACGTAAGCACTACAGAAATAAGTTATCAATTTCAGATATGGCGAATGAAGGGGGGATTTCTGTCAGCACCCAGGAGCGTTTATTTCGTAAATTGTTTGGGTTGACGCCGCTCATGTATTTGCAGAAAACGCGTTTGAATGCTGCTTGCGTGATGCTGCGTAAGACAGATATCGGCTTGGCTCGTATCGCGGTGGAATGTGGATTTAATGATCAAACCAGTATGACGCGTCTTTTTCGCCTAGAACTAAAAATTACTCCGTTAAAATACCGTCGCCGCTTTAGTTCTGCAAAGTTGTCGCACCGTAAAAGCAGTAAGAACATTTACAATAGTTAACATCTTAACTCTCTACTATGCCGTTCGTGGATTCTTCGAAGAAACGCACCGAACTATGGAGGCCTTTGAGCGATTTTAATCGAGGAGTCAGTAGAGCAGCTGTAGAGTAAGCATCTGCTTTAGCGGCACTGGAATGGATCACCCAAACGCGGGGCCGAGAGTAATTGAGAAAGTTCGGATCGAGGGAGACGATGTGGGAGCCTTGAATCGCAGTGCCGGATGAGCTCAGTGCTTGATTTTTCAATTGAATTGTAAGCGTGCTGTTGTCGCCCCCCAGCGCAATGTCCCAGGTTCGCTCGCCAAAGGCTAGCTGCGTGCTGGCACCCGCAGCAAGTAGGGCGCATTTGATTCCTAGCTCATTCAGTGTGATTTGCAATTGGTCTAGCGCGTAGCCTTTACCAATACCGCCCAGGTCGATTTCACGGCCACGTTCAATACAGTGTACCGCTGGGCGATTAGGATCGAGCATTAGCTGCCCGCTTAGTTTGGGGCGCTCACCCGGTTGGGCCTGCTTAGTATGTTCAATCAGGCGGCCGAGGCTGCAGTCGAAGAGGCCCTGGGTTTCTTGGCCCGCTTCAAGCGCTAAGCGCAAGCAGGCGTGACAGTCTTCGCTTACAAAGAGTGACTGATCACTCTCCATTTGGTTAATTTGCCAGATGTCGCTGCCTTCAATGTAGCGGCTGAGAGAGGCTTCGATGGCATCGATCCG
The nucleotide sequence above comes from Coraliomargarita algicola. Encoded proteins:
- a CDS encoding AraC family transcriptional regulator, with the protein product MSLPCHNGDNKVTARSKFFASLQPGQLLESLFDAIPGVSYFVKDRECRFMGGSLSFAKAMGESTVEALIGNTDYNYSPDFLADAFYADDQLVMSEGKAIFGKVELVPSADGSLDWLCTTKIPLFDIEGAVVGLAGVSHIIRDSDTVYSDHPEIRRIVDFVRKHYRNKLSISDMANEGGISVSTQERLFRKLFGLTPLMYLQKTRLNAACVMLRKTDIGLARIAVECGFNDQTSMTRLFRLELKITPLKYRRRFSSAKLSHRKSSKNIYNS
- a CDS encoding FAD:protein FMN transferase, whose amino-acid sequence is MSLLHTYTHEAMKTTFSLRLISNDPALANSAASACIARIDAIEASLSRYIEGSDIWQINQMESDQSLFVSEDCHACLRLALEAGQETQGLFDCSLGRLIEHTKQAQPGERPKLSGQLMLDPNRPAVHCIERGREIDLGGIGKGYALDQLQITLNELGIKCALLAAGASTQLAFGERTWDIALGGDNSTLTIQLKNQALSSSGTAIQGSHIVSLDPNFLNYSRPRVWVIHSSAAKADAYSTAALLTPRLKSLKGLHSSVRFFEESTNGIVES